One Candidatus Cloacimonadota bacterium genomic window, CGCAGCAAATGCTTTTTTGAAAACTCTTGAAGAGCCACCATTATATGCTATCATCATTCTAACTACTACAAAACTTTCAGCACTTTTGCCAACCATTGTTTCAAGATGCCAGAAAATAAGGTTCAATGCTGTTACAACAGAAATTATTAAACATCACCTAAAAGAAAAGTATAATATAGAAAGTAAGCAAGCAGAAATCATCGCAAGGATTTCAAATGGAAATATGGCAAAAGCGATTCTTATGGCTCAAGACCAACAAATAGAAACCCGAAATATGGCTCTAAATTTCGTGGATTTTATCTTGAATAAAGATCTGGAAGGGATTTACAACTTTTCAGAGAACTTTAAACAAAATCGCAATAAAGAGTTACTAAAAGACATTCTTGACTTCCTTGTGTTATGGTTTGGCGACTTATTATATTTACACCAAAATCCAAACAGAGTTGTTAATATTGACCAGAAGGAAAAACTTCAAAAATTTTACAATATTAGAGAAATTTTTGATAAAGATGTAAGAGAAATCATTTTATTGATTGAGCAAAGTAAGAAATTGTTAGAAGGTCATATTAATTTTGAACTAATTGTTATTGATACCTTTTATCAGATTTATGAACGAGTTTATCAAAACAGATAAACCCACTTCATGCCAAAGGCATCATGCCTTAGGCAGATCCGCTTCTAGCGAAAAATATATTATAAAAAATTTGATAAAGTTCTTGACAAGAAATTTGATTCTGTTTTTATATTGATTTAGTTGTCAATGTTATAAAAGGATATTTTGAGATGATAATTTCTAAGATAGGCAAACCCCGATATATTGGGGATATTAAACCAGTAACAAATTAAAATAAATTGTTCCGATTATCGGGACGAAGGAGAAAAGATGAAAAAACTTATAACCCTTTTGACTGTGGCGTTCTTTACCCTTGTGATGAGCACTACAGCGTGGGGAGAGT contains:
- the holB gene encoding DNA polymerase III subunit delta'; protein product: MFSNIKGQNQAINCLKQLISAGKVAQSYLFYGPEGVGKLTTAFELAKAVNCPNQKNYDSCDNCPSCHKIDHFSHPDVDFVFPTPKFDITDEGQYKKESEQIQVQKFIEQLKATPYCRYQFSKATSIHIDTIRNIERKILFRPNEGNYRVIIMADADKMTRSAANAFLKTLEEPPLYAIIILTTTKLSALLPTIVSRCQKIRFNAVTTEIIKHHLKEKYNIESKQAEIIARISNGNMAKAILMAQDQQIETRNMALNFVDFILNKDLEGIYNFSENFKQNRNKELLKDILDFLVLWFGDLLYLHQNPNRVVNIDQKEKLQKFYNIREIFDKDVREIILLIEQSKKLLEGHINFELIVIDTFYQIYERVYQNR